The Haloplanus sp. CK5-1 genome contains a region encoding:
- a CDS encoding aspartate aminotransferase family protein, with protein sequence MGNRQSGRNEIERLDREYTLGTWTRQRDFDPTQIVDTDGPRIVTADGDSILDFSSQYVCTSLGYDAERVSDAVAEQIRTVPYVNPGWATEPRARLSEKLAEITPGSLKKTFYSTSGTEANEAAFKIARAYTGKHKILSRYRSYHGATAASLSASGDPRRVAQGPEIQPEVPGMVKGPDPYAYGSSLDPDESLEYIDEMLKLEGDTVAAVLVEPLVGSNGVLTPPDDYLPRLQEIAHDHGALLICDEVMTGFGRTGEWFASGLYDAEPDIITMAKGLTGSYQPLAATTVTEEIAEFFEDNLLNQGHTFAGHPTACAAGVAAIETYEQEGLVENAREMGQYLKSELESLAERHPSVGERRGVGLHQGLELTKSTDERVPFEQREDKVSSTTTVLDEVGARALDNGVYFYTSVNTIVVTPPLTITRDEVDEAVDALDDALEISDAAMDD encoded by the coding sequence ATGGGCAATCGACAGTCAGGACGAAACGAGATAGAGCGACTCGACCGGGAGTACACGCTCGGCACGTGGACGCGGCAGCGCGACTTCGATCCCACACAGATCGTCGACACCGACGGCCCGCGGATCGTGACCGCCGATGGTGACTCGATTCTGGATTTCAGCAGCCAGTACGTCTGCACGAGCCTCGGGTACGACGCCGAACGCGTCTCCGACGCCGTCGCCGAGCAGATCCGGACGGTCCCGTACGTGAATCCTGGCTGGGCGACCGAACCGCGGGCCCGCCTCTCGGAGAAACTGGCGGAGATCACGCCCGGATCGCTCAAGAAGACCTTCTACTCGACCAGCGGCACCGAGGCCAACGAGGCCGCGTTCAAGATTGCCCGGGCGTACACGGGCAAGCACAAGATCCTCTCGCGGTACCGGTCGTACCACGGCGCGACGGCCGCCTCCCTGTCGGCGTCGGGGGATCCCCGACGCGTCGCACAGGGCCCCGAGATCCAACCGGAGGTCCCCGGCATGGTCAAGGGCCCCGATCCGTACGCGTACGGCTCGAGCCTCGATCCGGACGAGAGTCTGGAGTACATCGACGAGATGCTGAAACTGGAGGGCGATACGGTCGCGGCCGTACTCGTCGAACCGCTCGTCGGTTCGAACGGCGTGTTGACACCCCCTGACGACTACCTTCCCCGACTTCAAGAGATCGCACACGACCACGGCGCGTTGCTTATCTGTGACGAGGTGATGACCGGGTTCGGCCGGACCGGCGAGTGGTTCGCGTCGGGTCTGTACGACGCCGAACCGGACATCATCACGATGGCGAAGGGTCTGACGGGATCGTACCAACCGCTGGCCGCGACGACGGTCACCGAGGAGATCGCCGAGTTCTTCGAGGACAACCTCCTCAATCAGGGCCACACGTTCGCCGGCCATCCGACCGCGTGTGCGGCCGGCGTCGCGGCCATCGAAACCTACGAGCAGGAGGGACTCGTCGAGAACGCGCGAGAGATGGGCCAGTACCTGAAATCCGAACTCGAATCGCTGGCCGAACGACACCCGAGCGTCGGGGAACGACGGGGCGTCGGACTGCACCAGGGTCTCGAACTCACCAAGAGCACGGACGAGCGCGTACCCTTCGAGCAACGCGAGGATAAGGTATCGAGCACGACGACCGTCCTCGACGAGGTCGGAGCACGCGCGCTGGACAACGGTGTGTACTTCTACACGTCGGTCAACACGATCGTGGTCACGCCGCCGCTGACGATCACCAGAGACGAGGTCGACGAGGCCGTCGATGCACTGGACGACGCGCTCGAAATCTCCGACGCGGCGATGGACGACTAG